From Quercus robur chromosome 8, dhQueRobu3.1, whole genome shotgun sequence:
TGATTTTTCCATACTATATAATATTTGGTATCAATTATTGTATATGCGCTTTACCTAAGATGTGCATAGTTTTGACTATTCAGTAATTTCGTCGGATTGTAATTTTCTTACAATAAAATGTTTACGTTCcaattttaatcttttttttttttgttttgtttttgtttttcattaggTATTTAAacatacaaaacaaaactctTGGTAATTAGCCATTTGGTGTGGAACTTGCTGCCTCATAAGAATTTTATGTGACATGCAAATATTCAAAATGTAAAACTCTTTGTTAACATTACACTATTTAATAacttcataatattttgaaaatcctgTTGTTGTATtatatgtttttgttatttttaacatacatttcttttgtgtcaattggacttgtttacTAAATGATCcataaaatttatgttttgtgtataattttaaagtaaaaaaaagtgaaatttaagGCTtctatagattaaaaaaaatgtattaatcTCTTATTATCGTGATACTTTTTAAGTACAAAAATTATGAGGAGAAAATGAAATGCATGGTGGAGTAGTCATAAAACAATGTAAAGTTGTTGAACATGTACATCCTTTGTCAAATATGCCACCAAAGCAATGATTTAGAAATCTCTCTTAttgaacttttctttttcccttaaaaTACCACTAGATTGCTTTTTAAAAGGAAATCTATTTTACTGTGTTCAAATCTGAATCAATtgcctccaattttttttttttgagaaaattgtcCTCCATTGAAACACCATATAAGACATCAAATCATGCCAGCTGACTTCAATTCAGATGGCACTAAGGTATTACTAATCAGTAATCACACCATGCATATTTATTTGTCCGAATCTGGAATCTAGTCGGTAAAAGGTCTGGTAATTGGTAAAAACTGGACATTAAATCCAAGATGTTGCTATTCCTGTAAATTAGACTAAAGTAGTTGCTTGATAACAAGTTTCTGAGACGAAAAGGGTAAACATAAACAAGTAGATGTAGATAAGAATTTAATCCGAACAAATCACACAGCacaattgtaatatatataatgtcTGAGATTATCTAATCATGCCATTTGCTAGGATAGAACACGGAACATTTAATGATCCGCAAAATTCCAATTAGTACTAACTCCATACAATTACATTGATATGGTACTGACACCAAACTAGTACAATGATATATACAATGAAGATTGTTTACAACCCACTAGGTGAGAGAAAGGGGGATTGAGAGAGAGTACTAATTGTTAGCAATTAACAAACACTAATCTTGCTCGTCAATGGTCCTCTGGAATGCTCTCCAAAGCTGGCCTCCAATTGCTATTTATGCCTTCATCTTCATCACTTGTTCTAACTTCAGAAATCTTCCTTCCTCTCAAGTTCAATGCATTTACCAATTGCTCCACAGAAGAATACTTTAAGCCCTCCTTACAATCCAAAATTTGTTTCAACTCTTTCTGGGTCACCACCACTCTAATCCTCACAACCCCACTTCTAGAATCACCTTCACTGCTTGTACCAACATTAGTATCATCTTCTTCGAGCTTGAACCTtaccaccttcttcttcttctgaccCCCATCAACAAGCTTCACTGGCTCTAATTTGGATGCTGTAGACGGCTTTGTTTGTTCAACCACTTCTGCTTCCTTTGGCACCTCTTCTTCTTGTGCTAAGCTCTTATTACTTAGGCAATTTCCCATGATACAgatgaaagaaacaaagagagaaatggagagagagagagagagagagggcaaaGCAAATATGTCCTTGTGTATTTAAAGAAAGAGAAGCGTGGAGAAAGCACATGGACTAGCTGTTATTGcgctgagttttttttttttgataggagtTATTGTGCAGAGTTATTTGAGAGTAGAAGGGAGATTCTCttgcttgtgagttgtgaccaACACAACCTATATATTAAGCTTCTTGATGCCCCTTTGTCTTGGTTTTCTATGTTGTTATGTGAATAAATATTAACACGGTCGTCTGCTTGTGATTATAGTTTCTTAATTACTAGTCCACTACCCATACGTACTTTATGCATAAGGCAGCTGCGCTAGCCgataaaattattcaattcattGTAACAGATTCTTTATGAACATTACAAAGCATGTCAGGCTCAATGCATAATGACAATCAATGAACATGTAATGTTTAAGGCCCCTTAATCACTGCTCAAAATTTGGAGCGCTTATTGCGTGACTCTGACACCACTAAGTAaccttatatttatttataaaatttgattaTACAGTTTCCACTATGATATTGGTTTCAAAACGTTGTTGAGGCAGGTATCAGGGTTAAACAACTAACATTTGATGAATATAGTTAAGACTTAAGACAATTAACTATTGGTTTATAATGAAAGAAAATTGGTAGGAGGGAATGACCAATGATGGTTTCTTAACTTGGACGTGATTATAGTAACATTCTACTCACTGGAATTTCGATAAGCCTTGAAAGTATTAGTGAACATTGGGTTGGCGGTATGGAAGTAATTGCAATTACTTCTTATTTTAGGATTCGGCCTTAGGAGAATTCTAGAATACACATTTGGAGAAATTTATGATAcacgttttttattttatttttttgtatgtaTTATACTTATTACCTAATCTAATTTTTaccactaattttttatttaatatatatttataataacaGATCAATGATTATGACTAAGTATATAGAGTAAAATCGAAGTGTGTATCATATAATATTTGGATTAATCAATCATAATCTAGTACCTTTCATCTGCACATTCAACTGTCTCATGACTCAATTGTGAACATCATCATGTTAAAAAACATCTCAACGTCTCAATTAGGTACTTTAAATGAAAGGTAGCAACTTGAAGACTTTCAACATTCAAAGTTACATGAAACAAACAGTGTCACATCAAATTCATCTAATCCAAAAATTTATAGACCACCTTAAactataaaaatgttttaattttcccCAGTCCAATTCATCTATATGGGCTCTGTAAACAAATACCTAGTACCTTCATCTCGAAGCAAGTTTAGTCTAATGGTCACCCCAAAAATGACGGTGACTAACCGTGTTTCTTTGCCAACCAATTTGCAACGCATACAtgataaatagttttttttcaCTGATTAAAAAACTATCATTGATTTTacgaaaaacaaaaacaggtcaaagcaaatatataaataacatGGGGAAGCCAACACATAAAGATAAACataatggcaaaaaaaaaagctggtggtggtgggttcAGTGCATGTGATATGTCCTTCAAATTTAGGGAAGCTGTTTTGAAGTTATTTGCGTAGGGTTCCACGATATCAGGGGTCGTTGAATCTATTGAAGAAGGTGCTTGCTTACGTGTGTGAACACAGTTTGTTGTTGGGGCATCTTTCTTTCACatggggtttgatttttttccattttattttttaaggatggcgaattttttttttcttttttctttttttgggtttcgtaAGGGAGCAGTATTGGAGCCTAATTGCATGTGGACTAGGAGCGACCCCATGTGACCATTCCTTACTTCTTTCTTTTAGCACTTAATATCAATGGGAGACAACTACCAAATATCccaactaaaaattttaaatttgcttTTCATGTTTGACTATGTGACACCACTGCAATGGATGTGTTTACATTATAGAGACACCTTCACACCATaaatatggagagagagagagaggtccaCCGGAGGATTACTGAAGTGGATTTTCCAACTaataaaacattattattaATGCAAATATGACATCacttgatgattttttattttttatttcttgtactGATTAGGAAGTTAACTCACACATTTGCATATGTGATATCATTTTTTTGATTGGGAGAACTACTTCAACACTCTTCCTAgtagatctaataatttctctaaagaaagaaaaaaagagttacaATATATCAGAGCCACGTCATTATCTGAAGCGGTGGAGTTATAAGCCCCAAAGTGCAATGattatttctttgatttttcccTACCAAGTCAATAACTAGTTAGTAGTAAACCGTTTTGCTACTGAAAGGGATCTTTCAATTGAAGAATCCTACTAATTTCACCATCCACTCTTGTAGAAAACCCCAATTATGTAGACCATCTATATATTTTGAACtgttacatttttatttatttataataatttcctAATAAAGGAgcgtaaattattttaatgaattattataAACTTTTGACTGGATTATCACATTTTGTTAACTTATTTATGTGAGGAGGACTCCTAGAggtatttttcatttatttatttaaataatgactCACTGAGTCAccataacaataatttttaggaGTATATACCTATGGATGATATATTGATACAGTAAAAAGGCTCCGGCTataaaatgtgaaatatttgATTGTAATTGTATTCTCACTACAATAATTGTAAaggcaacaaaaaaaagtttcaagttGCCCACCAACAAAAGTAACGAATAGTTATTTGACGCCTATATCCTAAAATTAATCATATATAGGCTGTCAATCAAGCACGGCAAACAAACGTAAAGTGCCCAAGGAGGGGACCTTTATATAATGGACAATCGGATATGGGTCCCAACATGTTAATAAGGCTCTTAAACACAATCTCAACTATATCAAAGCAATCTCAACGAAGAGGTTTGTAGATTAGTGGATAATCTCTACTCTCtttaacagagagagagagagagactttgaaTTAAAAGAAGAATCTAGGTGAAAATGGGACACCCTTAATCTGAACACGCACCACACGTCTAATCTTGAGCTGGGTATGTGTCAGCTTTTCATAATCACCGCCTTCATTTTAAcatcatatattattattattcctcgTATTCTCAAGGCTTTGGCTTTATCTCTCTCGCTTCCTGACTCTTTTAAGCCACCATAATTAAGATGGATTTAATTGCATGCAATTAACACTTAATGCAGACTcctaacaaaaacaattttgtgCAGACAGAACTCCAGCCAAAGCTCACGATGAACCACTTTGCAACAATTAGTGGAccttctattaaaaaatttctaataagTTCATGTTAACAGTTTATAAGTTCTTCCTGTGCTCTCAGCATAAAAGCAAGCTGCTCCACTTTATTATTTGTACACCCACTCCAGTTGTCATTCTTTCAAGTTATAAATAGCTAACCCGTTTGATTGTCGCAAATGTATATGAAACGGTCCCATTTAAGTCAGGCTCATAACTCTTGGATAAGGATTGGAATGGATTGAACAATATTTCTTTCATTGTAGAACCTGATGAGGTTCTAATTAAAAGAAGACACCTGGATAATTGGTGTaaagttttcttcttttactgtatttttgaagtattcgttaaattttggatatatatatatttttttaaggaaagacTTGGGagttaattttcttctttctaccaGTCTTTTTGGAGTGTTTGTTAAAgtttttggataaaataataataaaagaatgatAGAGAAGCTGAAGCTAAAGCTTGTTTTGATTGTTTATCCTTGGAGGACACCATTCCTGATTGGTCGATCTACGCTTATGTCAGAAACATCCGTTGTCTTTCTCTTAGTTTTAGTTCTGCTAAGTTTAGTTGGATTCGAAGATTGGGCAATGCAGCAGCGCATGAAACTGCCAAATTTGCTCTAATCTCCTTtcagtatttttattttgggcaagacttaggtatagtacttaggtactattttttatgttctccttttaaaattttgtcatgtGTATTTTTCCTTATGTGATgtaagtatattttttaattaaatagccATATGACTCAATTTTAAGTGGAGAATCTAAGAAATAACATCTAAGGTATTATACCTAAATTTtgccattttattttaatattggtAATCTACCTCCTGTTATCGATATCAAGTATGTTTGTAAGGTAGATTACCTTTCTTGTTCTCTTTGTTTGGTTTAATGTTATtgcaaattatccaaaaaagaaaaaaaagttatacattgtgtgaattttttattttctattttttataatgttacATCATTTAATAACGTTACATCATTTAATAACGTTATATTATTGGATTAATATAAGGGATAGAGCCACACTAGGGCCCAAGGGTGCCCTAGGCTCTCtaagttgtaaattttattgataaatatattaagaCATAATTTGAACgagtccaaaaaataaaacttagcCCCATTCCTTCAAAATCTTGGCCCCCTGTTACAGATTATTCCACAAATCATTGGCCCCAAACTCGAAATCTTCACTCCATCTTTGATTAATAGTTAATACATATTAAATTTCGTATTAAATTAATGTTATTTcatatttgatctataaactcaacttttaggtaaagttttagaatataaaaaacatgaaatttgattattttatatatcattttgaaattttgtaagtaagaagagtaaaaaaaaaaaaaaaaaaagtaatctataCTATTTGTCAAAATACACTTGTAATATTATAAAACTGGTTAATGtatctataaaaaattatatcaaatataatttcaaaaagGGGCCCAATAAACTTCGAAAAGAAGTTAAGTAGAACACTAAAACctcataagaagaagaagaaaaattgaattgaagttttgaatcctAGTTTGTCATTGACAGGCCTTGTGGGCCACAAATCTTGTGCTCTTGGTCCAAGATGCCCAATAGTTTCTTGGTCCAAGATGCCCAATAGTTTAAATTAATGTCTTAATTGTCTTCCTCAAAAAGAGatctagagaagaaaaaaaaggcaaccTCTGACTAATATTTCCTCTCATCCAACGGCTCTCCTCTCCTCGACTGGCATCGTTCGGATCCAAAAGCAACCCGTGCTGCCACGCTAGGAGCTAACACAAACTCAACAACCCAAGCAAAGCAAAGCAACTCACTCACGTCACGTGCCTCCTCTCAAACTCAAATCTCAAGTCTTATCCATCACGTGCTTTACACGTGAACCTCACGTGTTTTGCTTCCTCCACACGTGCGAACCGTGACGTTGTTTGTAGCAGCTAgccaggaatttttttttaaaataacaataaatattaaaaaatttagttaattgtcatatttcaaaacaattttgaaaaataacatctcgagtatctaaaactcgagttccagatggaactcgagtttttaagtcttgatttggagaaaaaaaattgcgctgaaaatcgagttttagagactcgatttccataaattgcaaaaaacgccgctatatggctttaaaacgtcactatagggattaaaaacgccactatagggcacccTAAACCTGCtacttacaaaaattttttgcaggaaaacgccgctatagagatttaaaacgtcactgtaaggcttaaaaacgccactataggtgaaattttttgcataaaactcgagtcttaaagactcgagatctatgtggcattttcccACTCAGAATGCGAGTCTTTGAAGGTCGAGTTTTTTAAGTGGATCTcgattttttgaaactcgagatgctattttctaaaattgtttcaaacgttgTCTAACTTACAAAATAGAAAGGCTGAAGAAGGTTAGTCTGCTCAAAACCTCAGCTAGCCAGTTTAAGTTTTTGGTTTCACATTACATTCCACGCAAAAAcagagacacacacacacacaactctCTGACTTTCTactattgttttcaaatttagttgttttgGCTCTCAATGTGTTTCTCTTCTCACATAGTTTTGTTGATCACATTCTCTTTGGAAGTCAGTAAATTATATGGGACAAAGGGTCTCTTTCACTCCCACTCTTCAACTTGctctatttcttcttctctgtaaGTTGTCTCATTGCTTATTTCCATGTTTCTTTACTGTTTTACACTTTTACTACTACTGCAGCTTAGTGATTTCTGTCAAATTCTTTGTTGGGTCTTTATGGAAAAATTTGCTATCCTTTGAGGTGAACTAGTTGGTGCTGTTGGGTTATTTGCTGCATTGTGAATTTTGATGTTGTTACTTCTTTTTGGACATTGCTTCTcagtttattttaataatttatttcttattGCCCTTATAACTACTAatgtttaatttatatttttcttgtgaTTTCTGTGAAAGTCTCATTTTGGTCATCTTGACACTGTTATGTCTAGGAGGGGAAATACTGGGTTTTCTGGTACATACATTGTGTATTAGCACATTGGACTGTGTGTGTGTCTTGTTTAAGTCAGAGTTGGTTTGGCTTTTCAATTTTAAGGAGAACCAAAGTGATATATTcctattttggtcaatttggaAAAAGGTCTGGTTTGCAACTTCATTAAAGttcaaaaaatggagaaaatattGTTAGGGTAAGTTCCActtttttgaacaaaagaaagcTTTTACAGTACAGAAACTTGTTAGTTTTCTTTCCAGCACTCTTGGCAATAAGAAACACAGCCTTAAAGCTTCATTTTTTTGGAATCATAGAAAATATTTAAGTATATGCACATTGCGCAAATCTGGCTAATGAAGTATTCTTAATGTTAGTTGAGTTATTGGAACTACCCACCTGAATGTTGTGACAAAATTCATAGCCCCTAGCTTGGTTGTgtttgtagggaatttaaccaaaatcccaacctgtgagaaacaaaacaaatagagaaaacacacgtcaaagaaaataatcacacgcacaagacaatatttacgtggttcggcaatttgcctacgtccacggagttgcagggatttcactattatcagggaaaatacaatagtgcacaagaacactctcaagaaacccaaatcccaattacaccctagcactctctcacagaaaaaataagaatagaagctgactgcctctcttttctctatttcctCTCATGTGGCTCCTTACTAGGTTAATTAGAATTTCTCTTTATGTTTAATCTCACGGCTACACTATACTAcacaaaacctaatatatatatatatatatatgtcaaaaaagTCGGCTGGAGTGGGATTCCCTTTTCAACTAGGATTCTATCAACTTATGTGGACTTGGGCTTGACAATTCAAGTCACACATACAGCCCatttcaacaaatctccaccttggcttgaattgatcaagctacacgagcaaactcctccatcagctccaccttagcccttaagggctcacaagctgcaagCATTagccacaatcctccataacacagtccctcatccctgcaactcatcctcctgtcctcaagctagaagaccaattgaagctgcgcacagcttcaacttctcaatagtgacacccttagtcaacatgtctgccgggttcttagatccacaaattttctcaagcattaccagcttatcttcaacaagataacggataaagtggtattttgtctgtatgtgcttcgactttgaatgaaaagccgaattcttggcaagaaagattgcactctgactgtcactgtgtagaatgcccatctcctgcttcttacccaattcttctaagaaaccatgtagccaaatcatctcctttccagcttcagttgctgcaacatactcagcttctgtagtagacaaagtaacaatcttctgtagatttgaagcccatgatatagctgtaccacccagagtaaaaacaaacccagtagtactctttctactatcaatatcaccagcaaaatcagcatctacataaccctgcagtttcaaacttgcacctgtgaagcaaagacatgtatctgatgaacccttcagatatctcagaatccacttgactgcctcccaatgctgctttccaggcctactcatgaatctgctcacaactcccactgcatgtgcaatgtctggccttgtacacaccatagcatacatcaagctgccaatagctgaggcatagggcaccttgctcatgtggtccctttcttcttctgtcttcggtgattgttctttgcttagtttgaaatgactacccaagggtgtgctcactggtttagcttcattcatgttgaacctgctgagaactttcttcacatactctgactgtgaaagcttcaatgtaccattagccttgtctctaatgattctcataccaaggatttgctttgcagctcccaaatccttcattgcaaactgtttggacaattgcttcttcagattattaatctcctcaatgctagaccctgcaataagcatatcatccacatataacagtaatatgatgtaagaattgtcaaaagatttaacatagcaacagtgatcagcttcacatctcttgaacccaattctatgcataaaactgtcaaatttcttgtaccactgtctaggagcttgttttaggccatacaagctctttctcagtttgcaaactaaattctcttgtccttgagcaatgaacccttctggctgaatcatgtaaaggtcttcctccaagtcaccatgaaggaatgctgtcttcacatctaactgctcaagatgtaagttttctgcagccaccattcccagtactagtctgattgttgacatcttcacaactggagaaaatatctctgtgtagtcaatgccttccttctgctggaatcctttaacaactaatctggccttgtaacgtttgctaccatcatgctcattctttattctgtatacccacttgttgtgcaaagccttctttcctactggcaattcagtcagttcccatgtttgattccccaacaaggaatccatctcatccttcatggctaactcccacttgcttgagttttcatcttgcaaggcttcatcataacactctggctcaccaccatcagtcaacaggagataatttaaagtgggtgaataacgctgtggaggtctaatgtttctggaagatctgcggacttcagctacaggtgtactcagatctactTGTGAATTTatattctccttatcttcttcaccccttctctggacagtaccttcagtcaattcatctaagttgacaaactcagatttcttttgatctatctctgtaacatctgacactacagttgacctgtccttgtacataacctgttcattaaatatcacatttctacttctgataattttcctgttttgttcatcccaaaacctatagccaaatttctcatcaccatagccaatgaaaaaacatattttagactttgcatcaagtttactacgagcatcagaatcaatatgaacagaggaaacacaaccaaaaacttttaagtgtgaaaactttacctctttaccgctccaaatctcctcaggaagtctgaactccatgggaactgaaggtcctcggtttatcaggtaagctgcagtgctaacagcatcagcccaaaaaatttttggtagtccagcatgcaacctcatactcctagcacgctcattgagagttctattcatgcgctcagccacaccattctgctgtggtgtcccaggaatggtcttctccattctaattccctgtgcagcacaatactcactgaaccctccatctatgtactctcctccattatctgacctcaaacattttactttcaaacctgtttctgtctcaaccatggccttccacttcttaaaggtttcaaatacatctgatttaattttcagaaaataaacccatacctttttacttgagtcatcaatgaaagtgatgtagtaccttgaacctccaagggatgcaaccggagaaggccctcacaaatcagtgtgtactaactccaattttttagccttcggtgtcctgccagttttcaagaagctcacctttttctgctttcctaagatgcaactttcacacatgtcaaaatcaatggacttcaattctggtagttttccttttgacagcagcatcttcatccctttctcactcatgtgaccaagtcttcggtgccataggcttgtatcagtacttgcatcagcaactgcaattgtgtctcttggacttgaggtcatgtacagagtaccagtcttctttccacgagccaataccctagctccctttgtaaccttccaagtaccaccaacaaatagtattgcatgtccttcatcatcaagttgtccaacagaaatcagattcctcctcaggtcaggaatatgtcgaatcttctccagtaaccaaacagacccattgggcaacaatattcgaacatctcccatacccacaacatccaaggctgaaccatcagccaaatacaccttaccaaaatcacctgtaacataattctgtatgatttctcggtgtggagtggtatgaaacgaaactcctgaatccaaaacccaatcatcaagtggactgtctactgcaagaagtaatgcatcctgtacctcttctgttacagcattagcagaatcatcttcattcttcttcttaggacttttgcattgatttctaaagtgacctgttttcccacaattccagcattgtacttgttggcctgatctagatttacttctattccgattagaatttctggattttgatctgccccgatttgaatttctgttattacctctacctcttgtctcaaggtttagggcagaaccagatcctgaggattcacctgcatctcttctgcgaatctcctcagccagaattaaatctcgtatatcattgtacttgagtttttcctttcctgtagaattgcttactgccatcctcattgcctcccaactgtttggcaaagaagccaagacgatcagagcacgaatctcatcatcaaaatcaatttctacagacgacaattgatttgtgatagtattaaattcattcagatgttgtgctactgatgcattctctgccatcttcagattgaacagtttcttcatcaagtgcaccttattgtttgctgacggtttttcatacataccagacaaagctttcatcagatctgctgtggtcttctcctttacaacattgtgtgcaacagacctagacagagttaacctgataactcctagtacctgtctgtcaagaagagcccattcctcagccttcatagcctcaggtttttcccctagaagcggttgatgcaatttcctcccataaaggtaatcctcaatctgcatcctccaatacgcgaagtctgtgccatcaaacttttctattccagacgcctttcctgcttcctctgtcattgctcccactcaaacctaaccctaggctctgataccagttgtagggaatttaaccaaaatcccaacctgtgagaaacaaaacaaatagagaaaacacacgtcaaagaaaataatcacacgcacaagacaatatttacgtggttcggcaatttgcctacgtccacggagttgcagggatttcactattatcagggaaaatacaatagtgcacaagaacac
This genomic window contains:
- the LOC126695356 gene encoding uncharacterized protein LOC126695356 gives rise to the protein MGNCLSNKSLAQEEEVPKEAEVVEQTKPSTASKLEPVKLVDGGQKKKKVVRFKLEEDDTNVGTSSEGDSRSGVVRIRVVVTQKELKQILDCKEGLKYSSVEQLVNALNLRGRKISEVRTSDEDEGINSNWRPALESIPEDH